In Lactiplantibacillus brownii, a single genomic region encodes these proteins:
- a CDS encoding Fic family protein — MAKTRTYMDKYKFTAAENQRFARANFTKLVHTNARFEGVNTTLPQTQTIMDGMSVAGVPVEDVLTIVNLKRGWQYITAQNSPLTLTMEKQINKIVAAEDALVPGELRQGKGGVDLGSEDFFEPPLINEKQEQSFLQKILADPRTTITDKALTVMYHNMRQQIFWDGNKRTATLSANKIMIDGGAGLINVPLDKWDQWNELIANYYRTNDMAKIKRWTYDNGIQGLQIRANLALKSVKDKTSKRIQKQLKDFVDQNPEIKPKNDPENKNDRPSY, encoded by the coding sequence ATGGCTAAAACTCGAACATATATGGACAAGTATAAATTCACAGCTGCAGAAAACCAACGGTTTGCCCGAGCAAACTTTACCAAGTTAGTGCATACTAATGCTCGTTTTGAAGGCGTTAATACCACTTTGCCACAAACACAAACTATTATGGACGGTATGAGCGTAGCAGGAGTACCTGTTGAAGATGTTTTGACGATTGTTAATTTAAAGCGTGGGTGGCAATATATCACTGCTCAAAATTCCCCTTTAACGTTAACCATGGAAAAACAAATCAACAAGATTGTGGCAGCGGAAGACGCCTTAGTACCGGGAGAATTACGGCAAGGGAAAGGAGGAGTTGATTTAGGTAGTGAAGACTTTTTTGAACCACCTTTAATTAACGAAAAACAAGAACAATCCTTTTTACAAAAAATCTTGGCTGATCCACGAACGACGATTACTGATAAAGCATTGACTGTCATGTATCATAATATGCGCCAACAAATCTTTTGGGACGGGAACAAAAGGACGGCGACTTTAAGTGCTAATAAAATTATGATTGACGGTGGTGCAGGCCTAATCAATGTGCCGTTAGATAAGTGGGATCAATGGAACGAACTAATTGCCAATTATTATCGAACTAATGACATGGCTAAAATTAAACGGTGGACATATGACAATGGCATTCAAGGATTACAAATTAGAGCAAACTTAGCGCTTAAATCAGTTAAAGACAAAACTAGTAAAAGAATTCAAAAACAGTTAAAAGATTTTGTGGATCAGAACCCAGAAATCAAGCCTAAAAATGATCCAGAAAATAAAAACGATCGGCCTAGTTATTAG